In Haloarcula sp. H-GB4, a single genomic region encodes these proteins:
- the glmS gene encoding methylaspartate mutase subunit S, with translation MRTVILGVIGSDAHVVGITILERAFEAAGFNVVNLGVQSSQSEFIDAADEHDAEAILVSSLYGHAEQDCQGFQQQINEAGLDVTTYIGGNLAVGQDSFEETRETFKALGFDRVFDSETDPEEAIEALKADLGHRSREEASSEKIQLGS, from the coding sequence ATGAGGACAGTCATCCTCGGTGTCATCGGCTCCGACGCGCACGTCGTTGGGATTACCATTCTGGAACGAGCGTTCGAAGCGGCAGGGTTCAACGTAGTCAACCTCGGTGTCCAGTCGTCCCAGTCGGAGTTCATCGACGCCGCGGATGAACATGATGCCGAAGCGATACTCGTTTCGTCGCTGTACGGCCACGCCGAGCAGGACTGCCAAGGGTTCCAGCAGCAGATCAACGAAGCAGGACTTGACGTGACGACGTACATCGGCGGCAACCTCGCTGTCGGGCAGGACTCCTTCGAGGAGACGCGGGAGACGTTCAAAGCGCTCGGCTTCGACCGGGTCTTCGATTCGGAGACCGACCCGGAGGAAGCTATCGAGGCACTTAAAGCCGACCTCGGCCACCGCTCCCGTGAGGAGGCCTCGTCCGAGAAGATCCAGCTCGGCTCCTGA
- a CDS encoding GNAT family N-acetyltransferase — protein MTTIRRAFDADADGIRRVARAAWHDAYDSLDAEVIDETISDWYADPLGSALHGWAGGVPANDLDDIEATLLVAEQDGEIVGFTQGITMHTMGTMLRLYVHPDHHSEGVGTALYDRLEDIFLEHDVKRFRALDLASNDRSREFFENLGFERTNVRTLTIGGDPYDEAVYSRELSPEQGDD, from the coding sequence ATGACGACTATCCGCCGAGCCTTCGACGCCGACGCCGACGGCATCCGCCGGGTCGCACGGGCAGCATGGCACGACGCCTACGACTCGCTGGACGCCGAAGTCATCGACGAGACGATATCCGACTGGTACGCCGACCCACTGGGCAGCGCGCTCCACGGGTGGGCTGGCGGCGTCCCCGCCAACGACCTCGACGACATTGAGGCGACGCTACTGGTCGCCGAGCAGGACGGCGAAATCGTCGGCTTCACCCAGGGCATCACCATGCATACAATGGGAACGATGCTGCGGCTGTACGTCCATCCGGACCATCACAGTGAGGGTGTCGGGACGGCGCTATACGACCGACTCGAAGACATCTTTCTGGAGCACGACGTCAAGCGGTTCCGCGCGCTCGACCTGGCCTCGAATGACCGGAGCCGAGAGTTCTTCGAGAACCTCGGCTTCGAGCGGACGAATGTTCGCACACTGACTATCGGCGGCGACCCCTACGACGAGGCCGTGTATTCCCGCGAGCTATCGCCCGAGCAAGGCGATGACTAG